The following are encoded in a window of Providencia rettgeri genomic DNA:
- the dinB gene encoding DNA polymerase IV, producing MRKIIHIDMDCFYAAIEMRDDPSLRNVPIAVGGSADRRGVISTANYEARRYGVHSAMSTAIALRLCPHLKVVPGRMSLYKETAIHIRKIFARYTDLIEPLSLDEAYLDVTDCAQLHGSATLIAQAIRQQIFDELQLTASAGIAPIKFLAKIASDMNKPNGQFVITPQNMEQFVLTLPLKKIPGVGKVTAQKLADMGLNTCADVQQYDAVALIKRMGKFGQALWERCHAIDERPVNPDRLRKSVGVERTLAEDIHQWSDCLLLLDKLYDELQLRLAKVKPDLRIARQGVKFKFDDFQQTTQEHVYPILNKQDLVQLAQQVWDNRRLERGVRLVGLHVMLQSPQLERQLLLEL from the coding sequence GTGCGTAAAATTATTCATATTGATATGGACTGCTTTTATGCGGCGATAGAGATGCGCGATGACCCGAGCTTACGTAATGTGCCTATTGCGGTTGGGGGAAGTGCAGATCGTCGTGGGGTCATTAGCACTGCGAACTATGAAGCGCGGCGCTATGGCGTACATAGTGCGATGTCGACTGCAATTGCGCTACGTCTTTGCCCGCATTTAAAAGTCGTCCCTGGGCGCATGTCATTGTATAAAGAAACAGCTATTCATATTCGCAAGATCTTTGCGCGCTACACCGATTTAATTGAACCACTTTCCCTTGATGAAGCTTATTTAGATGTGACGGATTGCGCTCAGTTACATGGTTCTGCCACACTGATTGCACAAGCTATCCGGCAGCAAATTTTTGATGAATTACAACTAACCGCGTCAGCGGGGATCGCACCTATCAAATTTTTAGCGAAAATCGCCTCGGATATGAATAAACCCAATGGTCAGTTTGTGATCACACCACAAAATATGGAACAATTTGTTCTTACGCTACCACTGAAAAAGATCCCCGGAGTCGGCAAAGTGACAGCTCAAAAATTGGCAGATATGGGGCTGAATACTTGTGCCGATGTACAGCAATATGATGCGGTTGCATTAATCAAACGCATGGGGAAATTTGGACAAGCGCTTTGGGAACGTTGTCATGCTATTGATGAACGTCCAGTTAACCCTGATAGACTCAGAAAATCGGTGGGGGTTGAGCGTACACTTGCTGAAGATATCCATCAATGGAGTGATTGCCTTTTGTTGCTAGATAAGTTGTATGATGAATTGCAGTTGCGTTTAGCAAAAGTAAAACCTGATTTGCGCATTGCTCGCCAAGGGGTGAAATTCAAGTTTGATGATTTTCAGCAAACAACGCAAGAACATGTGTATCCTATACTTAATAAACAAGATTTAGTGCAACTAGCACAACAAGTTTGGGATAACCGTCGACTAGAAAGAGGCGTTAGGCTGGTGGGATTACATGTGATGTTACAAAGCCCACAATTAGAAAGACAGTTATTGCTTGAGCTTTAA
- a CDS encoding NADH:ubiquinone reductase (Na(+)-transporting) subunit B, with translation MGLKHLFEKYEHHFEPGGKLAKYYVLFEAVSTVFYTPGTVTKGRSHVRDTIDLKRMMILVWLAVFPAMFWGMYNVGNQAIPALHQLYSGAELQQIIASDWHYSLAQFLGASLSMDAGWGSKMLLGAVYFLPIYAVVFIVGGFWEVLFALIRGHEINEGFFITSILFALIVPPTIPLWQAALGITFGVVIAKEIFGGTGRNFLNPALAGRAFLFFAYPAQISGDLVWTAADGFSGATPLSQWATGGEHALMNTVSGEPITWMQAFLGNMPGSIGEVSTLMLFIGGALIMFFRIASWRIVAGVMLGMIAMSYVFNLIGSDSNPLFAMPWWWHMVLGGFAFGMIFMATDPVSASFTDKGKWAYGILIGVMCVLIRVVNPAYPEGMMLAILFANLFAPLFDYLVVQANIKRRKARG, from the coding sequence ATGGGTCTGAAACATTTATTTGAAAAATATGAGCACCATTTTGAACCCGGTGGAAAATTAGCGAAATACTATGTGTTGTTTGAAGCGGTTTCGACGGTTTTCTACACGCCGGGTACGGTCACTAAGGGGCGTTCTCACGTTCGAGATACTATCGATCTTAAGCGTATGATGATCTTGGTGTGGCTCGCTGTTTTCCCAGCGATGTTCTGGGGAATGTATAATGTGGGAAATCAGGCGATCCCTGCGTTACATCAGCTCTACAGTGGTGCTGAGTTACAGCAAATTATTGCGAGTGATTGGCATTATAGCTTAGCGCAGTTTTTAGGCGCATCACTTTCGATGGATGCAGGGTGGGGGAGTAAAATGCTGCTTGGAGCAGTCTATTTTCTGCCTATTTATGCCGTTGTTTTCATTGTTGGTGGGTTCTGGGAAGTCTTATTTGCCCTAATCCGCGGCCATGAAATTAATGAAGGTTTCTTCATTACCTCCATTTTATTTGCATTGATTGTCCCACCAACCATTCCATTGTGGCAAGCCGCACTTGGGATTACCTTCGGGGTGGTTATTGCTAAAGAAATCTTTGGTGGAACAGGGCGTAACTTCTTAAACCCAGCATTAGCTGGTCGCGCATTCTTGTTCTTTGCCTATCCAGCTCAAATCTCAGGTGACTTAGTCTGGACAGCGGCTGATGGTTTCTCTGGTGCAACGCCATTGTCTCAGTGGGCAACGGGCGGAGAACATGCACTAATGAACACCGTTAGCGGTGAGCCTATCACATGGATGCAAGCCTTTTTAGGTAATATGCCTGGCTCAATCGGTGAAGTATCAACATTGATGCTGTTTATCGGTGGTGCATTGATTATGTTTTTCCGCATCGCATCTTGGCGTATTGTCGCAGGTGTGATGTTAGGCATGATTGCAATGTCTTATGTGTTTAATCTTATCGGTTCAGACTCTAACCCATTGTTTGCTATGCCGTGGTGGTGGCACATGGTGTTAGGTGGTTTTGCATTCGGTATGATTTTTATGGCGACAGACCCTGTGTCAGCTTCCTTTACAGATAAAGGTAAATGGGCTTACGGTATTCTGATCGGTGTAATGTGTGTTCTTATCAGGGTAGTTAACCCAGCTTACCCAGAAGGGATGATGCTGGCTATCCTGTTCGCCAACCTGTTTGCTCCTCTGTTTGACTATCTGGTCGTTCAAGCAAATATTAAGCGGAGAAAAGCTCGTGGCTAA
- a CDS encoding Na(+)-translocating NADH-quinone reductase subunit C encodes MANEKPINNDGIGRTFLVVFILCLVCSIVVAGAAVGLKPQQQEQIQLDTQRNILSVAGLLAPKMSANEVQKVYAERIEPKILNFKTNELSDSTGRFVLNDELRSDETSIALSPQEDIAKIRRRANNAEIYLVKDDAGKVSQIILPVYGSGLWSVMYAFIAIDVDGVTSRGITYYAHGETPGLGGEVDNPQWKAQWPGKKLFNEQGIPAIKIVRSGATDSPYGIDGLSGATLTSNGIQHMFDFWLGDNGFGPFLKKVREGALNNG; translated from the coding sequence GTGGCTAATGAAAAACCAATCAATAATGATGGCATTGGAAGGACATTCCTTGTCGTATTTATTCTGTGCTTAGTGTGCTCAATTGTCGTTGCCGGTGCTGCGGTTGGCTTAAAACCACAGCAGCAGGAACAAATTCAGTTAGATACTCAACGTAATATTTTGAGCGTTGCGGGGCTCTTAGCACCGAAAATGAGCGCGAATGAAGTTCAAAAAGTTTATGCAGAACGCATTGAACCAAAAATTTTAAACTTTAAAACCAATGAGTTATCTGATAGCACTGGGCGTTTTGTGTTAAATGATGAACTGCGCAGTGATGAAACGAGTATTGCTCTCTCACCACAGGAAGATATTGCGAAAATTCGTCGTCGGGCGAATAACGCTGAAATCTACTTGGTAAAAGATGATGCAGGTAAGGTTTCGCAGATTATTTTGCCCGTCTACGGTTCAGGTTTATGGTCAGTGATGTACGCCTTTATCGCAATTGATGTGGATGGCGTGACATCACGTGGTATCACTTACTATGCGCATGGTGAAACTCCAGGTTTGGGTGGTGAAGTGGATAACCCGCAGTGGAAAGCGCAATGGCCGGGTAAAAAACTGTTTAATGAACAAGGTATTCCGGCAATTAAAATCGTGCGTAGTGGGGCAACCGATAGCCCTTATGGCATCGATGGCCTTTCGGGTGCAACCCTAACATCAAACGGTATTCAGCATATGTTTGATTTCTGGTTAGGGGATAACGGCTTTGGTCCGTTCCTGAAAAAAGTACGTGAAGGAGCGCTGAATAATGGCTGA
- the nqrF gene encoding NADH:ubiquinone reductase (Na(+)-transporting) subunit F, whose amino-acid sequence MEIIILGVVMFTLIVLVLTGLILFAKSKLVNTGNIKVEVNGDPDKSFEAPAGDKLLSMLSSQGIFVSSACGGGGSCGQCRVKIKEGGGDILPTELSHINKREAKEGCRLACQVNVKQDLKIELPEEIFGVKKWECEVISNDNKATFIKELKLKIPEGEVVPFRAGGYIQIECPEHVVKYEDFDVPEEYREDWDKSNLFRYVSEVKEPTVRAYSMANYPEEHGIIMLNVRIATPPPRNPDVPPGIMSSYIWSLKPGDKVTISGPFGEFFAKDTDAEMIFIGGGAGMAPMRSHIFDQLRRLDSKRKISFWYGARSVREMFYTEDFDQLAAEHENFTWNVALSDPLPEDNWNGYTGFIHNVLYENYLKDHPAPEDCEFYMCGPPVMNAAVIKMLKDLGVEDENILLDDFGG is encoded by the coding sequence ATGGAAATTATTATTCTAGGTGTAGTGATGTTTACCCTGATTGTCTTGGTACTGACAGGTTTGATCCTGTTTGCAAAGTCCAAGCTGGTCAATACAGGGAACATTAAAGTTGAAGTTAATGGCGATCCTGATAAAAGCTTTGAAGCCCCTGCGGGCGACAAACTGCTTAGTATGCTATCGAGCCAAGGTATTTTTGTATCATCGGCTTGCGGTGGTGGTGGCTCATGTGGTCAATGCCGTGTGAAAATCAAAGAAGGTGGCGGTGATATTTTACCTACCGAACTTTCGCACATTAATAAACGTGAAGCCAAAGAAGGCTGTCGTTTAGCCTGTCAGGTTAACGTGAAGCAAGATCTTAAAATTGAGCTTCCAGAAGAAATTTTTGGCGTGAAAAAATGGGAATGCGAAGTTATCTCTAACGATAACAAGGCGACTTTCATTAAAGAATTAAAGCTGAAAATTCCAGAGGGAGAGGTTGTTCCTTTCCGTGCTGGGGGCTACATTCAGATTGAATGTCCTGAACATGTTGTAAAATATGAAGATTTCGATGTTCCTGAGGAATATCGTGAAGATTGGGATAAATCTAATCTGTTCCGTTATGTTTCTGAAGTTAAAGAACCAACTGTACGTGCATATTCAATGGCTAACTATCCTGAAGAGCACGGCATCATTATGCTAAACGTACGTATTGCAACGCCTCCGCCGCGTAACCCTGATGTGCCACCAGGAATTATGTCGTCTTATATTTGGTCATTAAAACCCGGCGATAAAGTGACAATTTCAGGTCCATTTGGTGAATTTTTCGCAAAAGACACGGATGCTGAAATGATCTTTATTGGTGGTGGTGCAGGTATGGCACCAATGCGCTCCCATATTTTTGACCAGTTACGTCGTTTGGACTCAAAACGTAAAATCAGTTTCTGGTATGGTGCGCGTTCAGTTCGTGAGATGTTCTATACCGAAGATTTTGATCAGCTGGCGGCGGAACATGAAAACTTTACATGGAATGTAGCGCTTTCAGACCCATTACCAGAAGATAACTGGAATGGTTATACAGGCTTTATCCATAATGTTCTGTATGAAAACTATTTGAAAGACCACCCAGCACCAGAGGATTGTGAGTTCTATATGTGTGGGCCTCCGGTGATGAATGCAGCTGTGATTAAAATGCTAAAAGATCTGGGCGTTGAAGACGAAAATATCTTGCTGGATGATTTCGGTGGTTAA
- the nqrE gene encoding NADH:ubiquinone reductase (Na(+)-transporting) subunit E, with translation MEHYISLFVKSIFIENMALAFFLGMCTFLAVSKNVKTAFGLGIAVTVVLGISVPANNLVYNLVLRDGAIAEGVDLSFLNFITFIGVIAALVQILEMILDRYFPSLYNALGIFLPLITVNCAIFGGVSFMAQRDYNFSESVVYGFGSGIGWMLAIVLMAAIREKMKYSDIPAGLKGLGITFVTTGLMALGFMSFSGVQL, from the coding sequence ATGGAACATTATATAAGCCTATTTGTTAAATCCATTTTTATTGAAAACATGGCATTAGCTTTCTTCTTGGGGATGTGTACTTTCCTTGCTGTATCGAAGAATGTGAAAACTGCGTTTGGCCTAGGGATTGCCGTCACCGTTGTGCTTGGGATCTCGGTTCCTGCAAACAACTTGGTCTACAACCTTGTGTTGCGCGATGGGGCAATAGCTGAAGGCGTGGATTTATCCTTCCTAAACTTTATTACCTTTATTGGGGTAATAGCGGCGCTGGTGCAAATCCTTGAAATGATTTTGGATCGTTACTTCCCATCGCTGTATAACGCATTAGGTATCTTCTTGCCATTGATCACCGTTAACTGTGCAATTTTTGGCGGCGTATCTTTCATGGCCCAGCGTGATTATAACTTTAGCGAATCCGTTGTTTATGGGTTTGGTTCAGGGATCGGCTGGATGCTTGCTATCGTCTTGATGGCTGCTATCCGTGAGAAGATGAAATACTCCGATATCCCCGCAGGTCTAAAAGGGTTAGGTATCACCTTTGTGACGACCGGTTTGATGGCATTGGGCTTTATGTCCTTCTCCGGTGTACAGCTATAA
- the nqrM gene encoding (Na+)-NQR maturation NqrM, which yields MLNVFIATFALFLLAFLGMSLGYIIKRKSIQGSCGGLSSIGVEKVCDCPEPCDARKKRMAREEARQKRLEKDRII from the coding sequence ATGCTAAATGTTTTTATTGCAACTTTTGCACTGTTTTTACTGGCCTTTTTGGGGATGTCACTGGGCTACATTATTAAGCGTAAGAGTATCCAAGGTAGCTGTGGTGGCTTAAGTAGCATTGGTGTCGAAAAGGTGTGTGATTGCCCTGAACCTTGTGATGCGCGTAAAAAGCGTATGGCACGTGAAGAAGCACGTCAAAAGCGGTTAGAAAAGGATCGTATTATCTAG
- a CDS encoding FAD:protein FMN transferase — translation MLNKRIYTPVLLFFTALFLTACGGPEQQNLQGQTMGTYYTVKYVTDSSEQKPETIQNEIDKRLEEVNDQMSTYRPDSELSRFNQFKEVNTPFPVSAATAKVVSKAIEINKLTEGSLDVTVGPLVNLWGFGPEGRVTKAPSDEELAKRRAWVGIEKLSVKDNNLIKTIPELYVDLSSIAKGYGVDVVAEYLESLGINDYMVDIGGEVRTKGKNGKQAPWRIAIEKPSTDGVSQTAQEIIEPGDRSIATSGDYRNYFEQDGVRFSHTIDPKTGRPITHNLVSITVLAENCMSADGLSTGLNVLGPEAGFALAEKMNIPVFMIVKTDKGFEERYTKAFEPFLTKKQ, via the coding sequence ATGCTGAACAAAAGAATTTATACCCCAGTCTTACTGTTTTTTACCGCGCTATTTTTGACAGCGTGTGGCGGCCCTGAACAACAAAACTTGCAAGGGCAGACGATGGGGACGTATTACACTGTTAAATATGTCACTGATTCATCGGAACAAAAACCTGAAACGATTCAGAATGAAATAGATAAACGTTTGGAAGAAGTGAACGACCAAATGTCAACATATCGTCCAGATTCTGAATTAAGCCGTTTTAACCAATTCAAAGAAGTCAATACACCGTTTCCCGTCTCTGCGGCAACAGCAAAAGTGGTGAGCAAAGCTATTGAAATTAATAAGCTGACTGAAGGTTCTTTGGATGTGACAGTGGGGCCTCTGGTTAATTTATGGGGCTTTGGTCCCGAAGGGCGAGTGACTAAAGCGCCTTCAGATGAGGAACTTGCCAAGCGTCGTGCATGGGTGGGAATTGAAAAGCTTTCAGTTAAAGATAACAACCTAATTAAAACCATTCCAGAGTTGTATGTTGACTTATCTTCTATTGCTAAGGGGTATGGTGTTGATGTCGTAGCTGAGTATTTAGAGTCACTGGGTATCAATGACTATATGGTTGATATTGGTGGTGAAGTACGCACTAAAGGCAAAAATGGTAAACAAGCACCATGGCGTATTGCCATTGAAAAACCCTCGACAGATGGCGTCAGCCAAACAGCACAAGAAATTATTGAACCTGGCGACCGTTCTATCGCAACCTCAGGCGACTATCGCAACTATTTTGAGCAAGATGGGGTGCGTTTCTCTCATACCATTGACCCAAAAACAGGTCGCCCAATTACACACAACTTGGTTTCTATCACTGTGCTCGCTGAGAATTGCATGAGTGCAGATGGCTTATCAACAGGGTTAAATGTACTAGGACCAGAAGCGGGCTTTGCCCTTGCTGAAAAAATGAATATACCTGTTTTTATGATTGTTAAGACAGATAAAGGCTTTGAAGAGCGCTATACTAAGGCTTTCGAACCATTTTTAACGAAGAAACAGTAG
- the gpt gene encoding xanthine phosphoribosyltransferase: MSEKYVVTWDMLQIHARKLAQRLLPVEQWTGIIAVSRGGLVPGALLARELGIRHVDTVCISSYDHDNQRELKVIKRAEGDGEGFIVIDDLVDTGGTAQAIRDMYPKARFVTIFAKPAGRPLVDDYVVDIPQDTWIEQPWDMGVVFVKPLCEQDK; the protein is encoded by the coding sequence ATGAGCGAAAAATATGTCGTAACGTGGGATATGTTGCAAATACATGCCCGTAAACTCGCACAACGTTTATTACCAGTAGAACAATGGACAGGTATTATCGCGGTTAGTCGTGGTGGACTTGTACCAGGCGCACTTCTTGCTCGTGAGCTGGGTATTCGTCACGTTGATACCGTTTGTATTTCAAGCTATGACCATGATAACCAACGCGAATTAAAAGTGATTAAACGCGCTGAAGGTGATGGAGAAGGCTTTATCGTCATTGATGATTTGGTTGATACTGGCGGTACTGCACAAGCTATTCGTGATATGTATCCAAAAGCTCGCTTTGTGACCATCTTTGCAAAACCAGCAGGTCGTCCGTTAGTCGATGACTATGTGGTTGATATTCCACAAGACACATGGATTGAACAGCCTTGGGATATGGGGGTTGTCTTCGTTAAACCATTGTGTGAACAAGATAAATAA
- a CDS encoding NADH:ubiquinone reductase (Na(+)-transporting) subunit D translates to MADSKEVKRVLLGPLFDNNPIALQVLGVCSALAVTTKLETALVMTIAVTLVTAFSNFFISLIRNYIPSSVRIIVQMAIIASLVIVVDQILRAYAYEISKQLSVFVGLIITNCIVMGRAEAYAMKAPPIESFMDGIGNGLGYGVILVLVGFLRELFGSGKLFGITVFESLQNGGWYMPNGLFLLAPSAFFIIGMLIWGLRTLKPTQIEKD, encoded by the coding sequence ATGGCTGATTCTAAAGAAGTAAAACGCGTCCTACTCGGACCGTTATTCGATAATAACCCTATTGCCTTACAAGTTTTGGGGGTATGTTCTGCATTAGCAGTGACGACCAAACTAGAAACGGCATTGGTTATGACCATTGCAGTGACACTGGTTACCGCATTCTCTAACTTTTTTATCTCATTAATTCGAAACTACATTCCAAGTAGCGTTCGTATTATTGTGCAAATGGCAATTATTGCTTCGCTGGTTATCGTAGTGGATCAAATATTGCGTGCTTATGCTTATGAGATATCAAAACAGCTTTCGGTATTTGTTGGCTTAATCATCACTAACTGTATCGTGATGGGGCGTGCGGAGGCTTATGCCATGAAAGCGCCACCAATTGAAAGCTTTATGGATGGTATTGGTAATGGTCTTGGCTATGGCGTGATCCTTGTTTTAGTCGGTTTCCTACGTGAGCTGTTTGGCTCCGGCAAATTGTTCGGTATTACCGTCTTCGAATCACTGCAAAATGGGGGGTGGTACATGCCAAATGGCTTGTTCTTACTCGCACCAAGCGCATTCTTTATTATCGGTATGCTGATTTGGGGCTTGCGTACCCTGAAACCCACTCAGATAGAGAAGGATTAA
- a CDS encoding glycerophosphodiester phosphodiesterase family protein, with protein sequence MAMISALKFNPIALIGLLLLVAQNSFAFTTQMTSPQIVAHRAGTADAPENTLYAIDLAKKNKADAIWLTAQLSQDNQLVLYRPSDLDSLTDKKGLVSAYTAEQLSHINAAYQFNQKNNQQLPTATTTIRTLETVLKKYPDTVFYIDLKSPDANPKIQAKAILALLEKTNAFNQVRFYSTNTEFLTALNQLSPKIQTFESRDKTRTILANSVMSHQCSISDAKPTHKANNPTVRWYGFELHRKVEIVEKYTLGEARSPATLSWDKAAIDCFKRDGDAYIIVFGVNNQSDYQLAKEIGADAVMVDSPKAFNK encoded by the coding sequence ATGGCAATGATATCAGCTTTAAAATTTAACCCTATCGCGCTCATTGGATTATTACTTTTAGTCGCCCAAAATTCATTTGCATTCACAACTCAGATGACTTCACCGCAAATAGTTGCACACCGTGCAGGTACCGCTGATGCGCCCGAAAATACGCTTTATGCAATTGATCTTGCTAAAAAGAATAAAGCAGATGCTATTTGGCTAACAGCACAACTTAGCCAAGACAATCAACTCGTGTTATACCGCCCAAGCGACCTTGATTCCCTAACTGATAAAAAAGGTCTTGTTTCTGCGTATACTGCTGAGCAACTTAGTCACATCAATGCGGCATACCAATTTAATCAAAAAAATAACCAACAGTTGCCTACTGCAACCACGACTATTAGGACATTAGAAACTGTATTAAAGAAATATCCAGACACTGTATTTTATATTGACTTAAAATCTCCAGATGCTAACCCAAAAATTCAAGCCAAAGCCATTTTAGCGTTATTGGAAAAAACAAACGCATTCAATCAAGTGCGTTTTTACTCTACCAATACCGAGTTCTTAACTGCTCTTAATCAGCTATCACCTAAAATTCAAACATTTGAAAGCCGTGATAAAACTCGCACTATTTTGGCAAATAGCGTTATGAGCCACCAATGTTCAATTTCAGACGCAAAACCGACTCATAAAGCCAATAACCCTACCGTTCGTTGGTATGGTTTTGAATTACATCGTAAAGTTGAAATTGTTGAAAAATATACCCTAGGTGAGGCTCGTTCCCCTGCAACACTTTCATGGGATAAAGCGGCAATAGACTGTTTTAAACGTGATGGGGATGCATACATTATTGTTTTTGGCGTAAATAACCAAAGTGATTACCAACTAGCGAAGGAGATTGGTGCCGATGCCGTAATGGTGGATTCACCGAAAGCTTTTAATAAATAA
- the pepD gene encoding beta-Ala-His dipeptidase has translation MSELAKLSPQPLWDIFATICSIPHPSYHEEALAAHIVDWSKQKGFHVERDDVGNILIRKPATPGYENRKAVVLQAHLDMVPQKNNDTVHDFKTDPIRPYVNGEWVTAEGTTLGADNGIGLASALAVLADDTVEHGPMEVLLTMTEEAGMEGAFGLKAGWLQAEILINTDSEEEGEIYMGCAGGVDFTTTFDLAREALPQGYQTFTLTLKGLKGGHSGGDVHLGLGNANKLLARFLAGHAEDLNLKLLEFKGGTVRNAIPREAHAIIAVPADKVADLTALRARYENILKNELAVVEPNLMLLLDETQSDLKALSDDCQQRFVFFLNAAPNGVIRMSDVAKGVVETSLNEGVVRMTDDKAEVIFLVRSLIDSGKNYVVNMLTSISKLAKAQYRAEGSYPGWQPDADSAVMHLVSETYNKLFGKIPNVMVIHAGLECGLFKKPYPDMDMVSIGPTIRGAHSPDERVHIASVGEYWKLLTAVLKAIPVKA, from the coding sequence GTGTCTGAGTTAGCCAAATTATCCCCACAACCACTGTGGGACATCTTCGCTACCATTTGCTCTATCCCTCATCCTTCATATCATGAAGAGGCTTTAGCTGCACATATCGTTGATTGGTCAAAACAAAAAGGGTTCCACGTTGAACGCGATGACGTTGGTAATATTTTGATCCGAAAACCAGCTACCCCAGGCTACGAAAACCGTAAAGCTGTTGTTCTACAAGCGCATTTAGACATGGTTCCGCAAAAAAATAATGACACTGTGCATGATTTTAAAACCGATCCCATCCGCCCGTATGTGAACGGTGAATGGGTAACAGCTGAAGGGACCACATTAGGGGCAGATAACGGTATTGGTCTTGCTTCAGCACTGGCTGTTTTAGCTGATGATACCGTTGAACACGGCCCGATGGAAGTGCTACTAACGATGACCGAAGAAGCCGGAATGGAAGGTGCATTTGGCTTAAAAGCAGGCTGGTTACAAGCCGAAATCTTAATCAATACCGACTCCGAAGAAGAAGGCGAAATCTACATGGGTTGCGCAGGGGGAGTTGATTTCACAACCACTTTTGACTTGGCTCGTGAAGCGTTACCACAAGGGTATCAAACTTTTACTTTGACCTTAAAAGGTTTAAAAGGCGGTCACTCGGGTGGTGACGTTCATTTAGGTTTAGGGAATGCAAACAAGCTATTAGCGCGCTTCCTTGCTGGTCATGCAGAAGATCTTAACCTGAAATTACTCGAGTTTAAAGGCGGTACTGTCCGTAATGCTATTCCACGTGAAGCACACGCAATTATTGCTGTACCAGCAGATAAAGTCGCTGATCTAACCGCATTAAGAGCACGCTACGAAAATATCCTAAAAAATGAATTAGCGGTCGTTGAACCTAACTTAATGCTACTGTTAGATGAAACACAAAGCGATCTAAAAGCACTGTCTGATGACTGCCAACAACGGTTTGTGTTCTTTTTAAATGCCGCGCCAAATGGCGTTATTCGCATGAGCGATGTCGCAAAAGGCGTCGTTGAAACCTCACTGAATGAAGGTGTGGTACGCATGACGGACGATAAAGCAGAAGTCATCTTCCTGGTTCGTTCACTGATTGATAGCGGTAAAAACTATGTCGTTAACATGCTGACATCTATCAGTAAATTAGCGAAAGCACAGTACCGCGCAGAAGGTAGCTACCCAGGCTGGCAACCAGACGCTGACTCTGCGGTAATGCATTTAGTGAGCGAAACATATAACAAATTATTTGGTAAGATCCCGAATGTAATGGTGATCCATGCTGGCCTTGAGTGCGGTTTATTCAAAAAGCCATACCCAGACATGGACATGGTATCAATTGGGCCAACTATTCGTGGTGCTCACTCACCAGACGAACGCGTTCACATTGCCAGTGTTGGTGAATATTGGAAACTGTTAACTGCGGTGTTAAAAGCCATCCCAGTTAAAGCGTAA